A window of [Clostridium] innocuum genomic DNA:
CATTGCCAGGACAGTATAGAAGAAGACGGAGGACAGATCTGTATGATCTGTGTTCGCTTCCTTCACATGAGAGGCTGTCTGTGTGAACAGTGCAGATACAGCGGAGCCATCGGGATATTGCTGCATCGCCTCCTCCACCAGATGGATTTTCTGGCTGTATTCATCAAAGAAGGTTTTTGTGATTGTCTGATCCAGACCGTTTTGATTCACAGTGATTGCAATCGGATCCTGCAGCTTTACAACCGCGCTGACCTTATCCTCCTTCAACAGCTGCTTTGCCTGTTCCTCACCAACATAGCTCACCTTGAACAAAGCAGTATCCCCCTGCCTGACATCCTTGAGAACGGCTTTAAGCTGTAACAAATCCTTTTGCTCGACGACAGCGATTGGAACCGTTTGAAAGGTATCCACCGTATAGGCATCCTTCAATACCATTCCAAAGAAGGTTGTCAGCAGCATGGGAAATATCAATGTCCAAAACAGCAGTACTCTGTTTCGAATCATCAGGCGAAACCTGTATTTCAGTAAATGCAGCATATTCACCCCTCCTTAATCCCGCAGCTGTTTTCCTGTGATTTCCAGGAAGACATCATTTAAGGTCGGCTGCTGGGAATACACCTTGCCATAGGTGATATTCTCCTGTGTGAAGTAATCCAGCAGATTGGCCAGATTGCGTTTTCCTTCAGTAAACTTAACCTGCAGAACATTGGCATTGTACTGTACGGAGAACACATTTGCGATATCCTGAATATCCTGTACCTGCTGCTCCTGCAGCTTCACCTGCTCCACTTCGATCTTTTCCTTCATCATAATGCCGGCCTTCAGCTCCTCCTTGGAGCCAGCCGCAATGGTTTTTCCCTTGTCGATGATGATGATGCGACTGCAAATTTCTTCAACCTCTTCCATATAATGAGAGGTATACACAATGGTTGCCCCCTGCGCATTCAGGCGCCGTATACCCTCCAGTATCGCATTACGGCTCTGTGGATCGACTGCGACCGTCGGCTCATCCATGAAAATGAGCTTTGGCTGATGTGCAATTCCACAGGCGATATTCAACCTTCTCAGTAAACCGCCGCTCAGCTTACCCGGTCGGAATTTACGAAATTCCTCCAATGAAACAAAACGTATTGCCTCATCCACAAGTGTTTTACGCTTTGCCTTATCACTGACATACAGACCGCAAAAGTAATTGATGTTGTCCTCGACGCTCAGCTCATGAAAAACTGCTACGTTTTGCGGAACCACACCGATTTGCTGTTTCAAATCGTAGCTGTCCACTTTCATCTGCTTTCCGAAAATGCGGATGTCTCCCTTGTCATATGTTAACAGAGCCAGCATACAGTTGATTGCCGTTGTTTTTCCGCTTCCGTTCGGTCCCAGAAGTCCCAGAATTTCACCTTCCTCAACCTCCAGCCGGAAATGATCCAGCGCAATCAGCTCCTTGTATCGTTTCACCAGATTGTTTACTTCAATAATCATGATGCTCCCTCCTTGTCCTTGTCTATATTATAGGGAATCCGGTAAATTTTCGGTAGTGTATATCTTCACATTCGGATATGACAGATGTCATATTCATGCATGACAAATTGTATCTGTCCCAAAACAATGGTAAAATAGAGACAGAACAGGAGGAGAAGCCATGAAACAGCTTATAAATTATCTGTTATTTTTATGTATCGGCTGCTGCTTCAGCTTTTTTTATGACCATCAGCTGTACCGCCTGCTGGCTCTGCTTTCAGCAGTGATACTGGCCTCTATATCCTATCTGTACACAAGGCGAACATGGACGCCGTATGCAATGATTCTGTTTGCATTGCTCGCCACCCTGCAGCAAAGCTTTCTGTACTATCTGCCGCTGCTGCTATACTGTATCAGACGACAGCATTTTTCTTACACCATCCTCCTGTATCTGCTTCCGATTCTCTTTCATCTGCGTATGGAAAATCTGTATTTATGCAGTGCCATTGCCATTTTTTCTATATTCGCCATATCCCTTCGGCAGCAGTGGGAGGAAAATGAGGAAATTAAGCTTTCCTTCATGCGGCAGCGCGATGCGACAAAGGAGCTGGCAGATATTCTGTCCAATAAAAACAGGCATCTTCTTGTCCAGCAGGAACAGGAAATCCGAATCGCCATTTTGGATGAAAGAAACCGTATCGCCAGAGAAATTCATGATCATGTGGGACATCTGCTTAGCAGCGCTTTGTTGCAGATTGGCGCTATACAGGCAATTCAAAAGGAAGATAAGCTGAAGGAGCCGCTTCAGAATTTACGAGATACCCTTTCTCAGGGAATGGATAACGTACGAAGCAGTGTACATGACCTGCACGATGATGCACTGGATTTGCAGGTGACACTGCAGCGCCTGCTCAAGGACTACAGCTTTTGTGATGGTACGCTGGAATACGATGTGCTGCATCCCCTGTCTCAGCAGACAATCTATCATATCCTTGCCATTGTAAAGGAGAGCATGAACAATACAATGAAGCATTCCAATGCGACAAAATACAGCATTACCGTACGCGAACAGCCGGCCTTTTATCAATTGATTCTACGTGATAACGGCACCAGGCACAGCAGTGTTCCCTGGCAGACCAGAGGCATCGGCTTAAGCAACATGCAGGAGCGTGTAGCGG
This region includes:
- a CDS encoding ABC transporter ATP-binding protein, whose translation is MIIEVNNLVKRYKELIALDHFRLEVEEGEILGLLGPNGSGKTTAINCMLALLTYDKGDIRIFGKQMKVDSYDLKQQIGVVPQNVAVFHELSVEDNINYFCGLYVSDKAKRKTLVDEAIRFVSLEEFRKFRPGKLSGGLLRRLNIACGIAHQPKLIFMDEPTVAVDPQSRNAILEGIRRLNAQGATIVYTSHYMEEVEEICSRIIIIDKGKTIAAGSKEELKAGIMMKEKIEVEQVKLQEQQVQDIQDIANVFSVQYNANVLQVKFTEGKRNLANLLDYFTQENITYGKVYSQQPTLNDVFLEITGKQLRD
- a CDS encoding two-component sensor histidine kinase, whose translation is MKQLINYLLFLCIGCCFSFFYDHQLYRLLALLSAVILASISYLYTRRTWTPYAMILFALLATLQQSFLYYLPLLLYCIRRQHFSYTILLYLLPILFHLRMENLYLCSAIAIFSIFAISLRQQWEENEEIKLSFMRQRDATKELADILSNKNRHLLVQQEQEIRIAILDERNRIAREIHDHVGHLLSSALLQIGAIQAIQKEDKLKEPLQNLRDTLSQGMDNVRSSVHDLHDDALDLQVTLQRLLKDYSFCDGTLEYDVLHPLSQQTIYHILAIVKESMNNTMKHSNATKYSITVREQPAFYQLILRDNGTRHSSVPWQTRGIGLSNMQERVADMHGYLNITHTAGFQIYITLPKEDKP